The Anopheles moucheti chromosome 3, idAnoMoucSN_F20_07, whole genome shotgun sequence genome contains the following window.
TATTTTAATACCGTGAGCTGGTAATTTTAGTCTATGGTGCcacatttttttctctattcgGGTTTGATATCCTGCAAAGGTCTTTCCTTTGTGCTGGCACATTTCTGCATACCACGTGTTGGTATTCTCCTTTGCTTTGTTCTCGAATCTTGTTATGGCATCCTTGAGATGAATCTTGTTACTTATTATGTTATCACAGTTAGTACCCTCTTTGGCAAGGCTGTCTGCTATTTCGTTCCCTTCAATGCCCACATGGCTAGGGATCCATTGTACAGTCAGGTTTACTTTAGTTCCGTTATTGAGAATTTCCGACAATATGACGTCCGTATATAGTTCGTCTGAGGCACCTTTGATTATAAAACATGCTGCACGACTGTCGGTATATATGGTTGGGGCACTTATTTGTTCTTGGACTACCCAATCGAGTGCCAATTTTATGGCATATAGCTCTGTTGAGCATATGGACACTGGATTTTTTAGTTTGTACGATCTTCTTAAGAGTTCTTGATTGCCTCTAACAATATATATACCTATACCGCAGTTTTCGTCTATTTTGCTTCCGTCTGTGAAGATTTTTGTGGCAGTATTAGGGGTGGTAGTGGAGTTAATCAGTTCTAGGCTTAATTGTCTTGCTATTTTGGGATTGTATTGCTGTTTACTATTATTTAATCCTGGTATTGAGGTGCGGATTATTATGTTGGAGCTGCTTTTTATGGAATTATTGAAATGGTACGTGGCTATGGAGTGTAGTGTGTCTTTGTTATTAAGATAGCTTTCTTCTATTGCCGATAATTTTGCGGAGCGACGATGGTTCAATTTAGCGAAGAGGGCATTGTTTGGTGCGGAAAATGCTATTGTTTTCGCTATTTGTTTGCATGTAAGGTGTTTGGCTCTGATGGTAAAAGGTCTTTCCGCCGCTATGGCGTGTAGTGTGTTGAGGGGTGTTGTTTTAGTGCATCCTGTCACTCTTCTCAAGGATTGGTTCAGGATCGTGTTTACTCTGCGTAGTTTTTCCTTGTTAGCATTAAGGCTAAAGCCTACCCCGTATTCTATTGTGCCCCTTACAATAGCACGATGAACTTGTATGGCCTTTTCCGGGTTAATGTGATTAGAATTGTTACAGATCGTTTTGATTGGATTCAGTCGGTTCATTGTTTTAGCAATCTGGTTATCCACATGGGCGTTAAACCTCAGCTTGCTGTCCACAGTTATGCCCAGGAATTTGTGTACTTGGACCTGTTCTATATCACTGCCATCTACTTTTATTCGTAACTTGAATTTATTATTTGGGAAGGtcattacttttgatttggcACTATTGATTTCTAAGTTTAGTTGTTCTAGTCGATCTTTTAACCATGTAATGGATCTCTGTAATGCCATTTCAACCGCTTTTGGTGTTGATCCAGCTTCAATTATTGCAAAGTCGTCCGCATATTGCAATATTCTAGTTTTGTCGTTATTTAGGTTATGGCAACTGCTCGTGTAAATATTGAATAGAGTAGGTGAAAGTACATCTCCTTGTGGAAGCCCGTTACTAACGACTCGTCTTATGGTTTCCTTCCCCACTGTTACTTCTAAGCTTCTGTTGGTTAAAAAACTTGCAATCCATGCGATATCCTCTTCAGATACCATGTTTTGCCTTAGGATAATAAGAAGCTCTTTGGTGAGTACGCTGTTGTAAGCATTTTTTACATCTATAAAAACTACTCcagtgtactttttttttgagttatTTCGTAAAATTTTGTGTACCAGGAGATTCACTACCGTCATGGTAGATTTATGTTTACGGAATCCAAAGCTGGTTTCCGGAAGGAGATTATACCTTTCTAAGTGTTCAGTTAGATTTCGTAGTACCGCCGTATTCATAATTTTGATTAGCGTGCACAAAAGTGCTATAGGTCTGTAATTTTCTATATAGTTTAAATCTTTACCTATTTTAGCAATTGCAACTATCTTGATTCTTTTTAACTTCTTTGGTACCCTTCCTTCTTGGTACATCTTATTAAGTTCCTTTATCAAGGCAAGGACCACTTCATCTTTCAAAAGCTTCAACGCTTTGTAAGAAATACCGTCTACACccggtgttgtgtttttcttattatttagtatacttttccatttttccaagTCCAGAATCTCGATTTCCGCAACAAAGTGTGGGGTGTACTGGCTCTTTGACCCTTTAGGACTGCTGAAGTTCAGTTTCAGGAACTCTTTCGCATTATCCGTATTTTCGGCTATTATGTTGCTACGGTTATGGTGGGTGTGTTTCCCATGGCATTTATTCACCAGGTCCCAGATTTCTTTACTCGTACTATCCGAGTTGACCTTACTTAGCCAAGCTTCAAAGTTAGctcttttttctatttttttcagGTACTTAAATTTTGCCAGGTCCTTTTTGAACTGAATTGAGTTTTCTATGCTGCGGTTTCGATTAAAATTCTTccgggatgtgttttttttatcccaGGCATTTTGCAGCTTTTCATTCCACCAACTTTTTGGAGTGTAGACTATGtctttggtgttttgtttcgtaatGTTCTTAAGCGTACTCTTAATGCTATCTATACTAGTATTGTCCTTACATTTAATATCACGGATTTGTTTCTCTATTCTAGTCATATTTATCACAGTTCTTGTATGTGGTTTGGCTGGTTTTTTAATGGTTATGTGGATAATTCTGTGTCCACTGTTACCAACGTGTTGGTCTGTTACCTTACGCTCAATGTCTAGGACCATATTCGGTGATACTATGGTGAGGTCAATGgcggtattttttttgtttacgtcTGGGTTTATGAACGTATGTTCTTTGTTATGAACCATCACCATATCACTCTTATTGATCTCTTCCAATGTGGCTCTTCCCCTCATATCACAGTAGTGGTTTCCCCACGTAGTGTGGTGAGCGTTGAAGTCGCCTGTTATTATGGCTTTCCTGTTTTCAGCCGCTTGGAATATTAGATTCATGTACTTAGCGTAGTTAGTTTTGGTTGTAGTAGGTTTCACATATGTACTTATCACAGTTATATTCAGACCTTTGAGTTTTACGCCGGTGGTTTGGATGTGTTCATTTTTTCGATGCACATGTACGCTCTCTGCCTGGTATCTTTTACTAACGAAGATGCTGCTACCACCATAGCCATCTTCTCTGTTTTGGTAGAAGTGATTGTATTGTGGTATTTTTATCTTGCAGGCAGTGTGATCAACCAACCAGGTTTCTTGTAGGCATACCACATCTGCCCTGTCAGTATTTATAATATGCTTGAGTTCGTccatattatttaataatccCTGTATATTGAGTTGTGTTACTCTTATATTGTTTAGGCCAGCCATTTTAGCTGTAGGGTTTTATAGTATCTCTAGCAATCGCTTAGctgttattgcttttttttcctccagtGTTAGTGCTTTGTATGGCACTATTTCTCCGTTATCTAACGTTATTTTTTCGTTCTCCATATCCACATCGTATCTGTCCCCTGAGCATATCGAGGGGGCTGTGATTGTAGAGGAAATACTTCCTTCCTCATCTGATGTATTGATGTCTATATTTTTCTGAGTGGGTGTATTTATAGTTTTGTTAtgagtttcattttttgtttcttttgatagattgttattttctgtattttttgtgtttttagtaATTGATTctgtgtttgtatttgtttgctCTGTGTTATTTTGgttattattttcttgttttttcagTTGTTCTTCATTAGTATTTTCTTTTGGTGGGGTTTGGGTGGTAAGCccgtttttatttgctgtggTTGTTGCATAGTCTAGCGAAGTGTATTTTCTTGGGATCACAGGAGCTATGTTCCTGCGTATTCTTCTAGCTTCACGCATCGTCACTCTATTTTCAGTctgaattttttttatctcacaCTCGTCTTTGTAAATTGGGCATTCCTTGTCCAGCGTGCCATGTGCCTCACCGCATTCTGCGCACTTTGCAATATTTTCACACTTTTCGTGGTATGATTGGCTGCATTTCGCACATTTCTTCTCCTTGTAGCagactttttttgtgtgtccaaTTCGCATACAGTTCATGCAGCGAGTGGGTTTGGGTATGTACAACTCAACCCTTTCGGTGAAGTAGCCAATGTCTACTTTTCTAGGAAGGACCGTGCTGTTGAAGGTTAGTATGACCGACCTTGTGTTTATCAGATTCCCTTtatcatttttccttttcagtATTTCGACCTTGGTAACTTTTTGGTCCTTTAATCCGTCCAAAAGTTCCTCTTCGGAAAGAAACATGCATGCATCGCACCTAACAATTCCCCTGGTGAGGTTAAGTGTTTCGTGTTCATACACTTTAACATTTATCGACGCGTTCGGATGATTGAGGTTAATTTTAAATAGCTTTTTCGCGTCATTTCTGTTCCTCATCTTCATTAGGATTTTTCCATCACGCAGCAGCGTCGTATTTATCGGTTTACCGTTAATAGCGAGCTCAACAGCTTTTTGGAACAAGAATGGGTTATACGTAGCAAGCGATTTTCCCAAGGTGGTACTCTCCACTACCATAAAAATCTCTTCCGTGTCACGTGTTTCTTCCAGTATCAATCGATCCCCTTtcatttttctccttcttttccCCATTATTCTATGATCCTCCCCAAGGATCTCATAATATGACCCGGGGGAACTGCCCCCCCCAGGGTCCACGACCCCCATCTTAAGTACTTATCCTATCCGTATGTCCTTTTTATTCCTTTGTCCAAAATTCGTGCGGTTGTAGTAATATCAGTGTGTCCTTGAtgttgtatgtatgtgtgtaactgccttttcaaattaaactgAATAGCTGTTCACTTGTCAACGTTTCACAGACGAATGAGTTCTGCCCAAACAGATGAAATCAGCTGACAATGGTTGTTGTGACAGCTTCGCGCGGTCATATTTGACAATCGAATGCTGATTGTgcaaaatagaacaaaaacgCTTGAAACGCTTCGTATTTCAAAAGTCGACATTACAACAAAAATGATTGTTAAATGGGCGGTGGTATCGTTTAAACGCACTGCAATTTGTATTTCTGAAGCGAAGGTACCTTTTCAGATGATTCGAGCGGAATGGAACTACGACCAATGTCGAACAGGGTGTTTAGGTAGTGTTTATCGCTCCTGTGCCAAGCGCAATGTTTTCTGAAAATGTATGGATTTTGACACACGCTCCATCAACGCGTTGATGGGAAAAGACaatggtatttttttaattgtataaattgaataaataaataaaattcgttaaataaatattaaattatgaatCTTGAACGTAATCAAtcgcaaatgaaacaaattacaaATTCTTCTACGATCTTGAAGCGTTTTTGTCGCTTGGGCCGGTTTCGCCGCACAATCGAAATGTCGGATCGGATGCAttcatttcgtttcgattGAGAACTACCGCTCCGACTCTTGCGTTGAAAATTGTCATTTTATCGATTTCGTGAATGTCGCGTCCCATTTCGCTAGTGACGGAGAAAAGAAAGATCATCGCAATTGTACGCAGTTCTCCGCCGTCTGGTTCCTGTTAGCTGTAGTTTGAGCCACTACACTTCCGTTAGAACAAGCGCAAATAAAGCGAAACCACCAGCTAACGACGTGTTTGCACAGAAATTGCGTGCAGCACCTGCTGACAGCGCTCGGAAGCCTTTCGTAGTTGGCCACTGTCAAATTGCAAGCTCGTTTGCCTAGGAGGCGTACTAGACCGGGGTTGCCACAGTTGGAGAAAGATAGTTTGTGGATAGAAGAAAAATCTGGAAACTTATTTCTGATCGGCACACGTACACGTGCGGATATATTGGTAAAAGAAAGCATCGtatttcctgtgtgtgtgaatatTAGCTGCCGACGAGGCCTTTGTGTGAACGTGCGAAAAGAAGGgaagttaaacaaatatgGCTGCTCTGCCCCGTAGAATAATCAAAGAAACGCAGCGTCTGATGCAGGAACCTGTCCCCGGTATCAGTGCCATACCGGACGAACAGAATGCCCGTTACTTTCACGTAATCGTTTTCGGCCCGGAGGATTCACCGTTCGAGGGCGGCCTGTTCAAGCTAGAGCTGTTCCTGCCCGAGGATTATCCGATGTCGGCACCAAAGGTGCGTTTCATAACAAAGATCTATCATCCAAACATCGATCGTCTCGGACGGATCTGTCTAGACATTCTTAAGGATAAGTGGAGCCCAGCGCTGCAGATTCGTACCGTGCTGTTGTCGATCCAGGCACTGCTGAGCGCACCCAACCCAGACGATCCGCTGGCGAACGATGTGGCCGAGCTGTGGAAAGTGAACGAAGCGGAAGCAATTCGAAACGCCAAGGAGTGGACGCAACGGTACGCGAACGTCGACAACTAGATTCTGATTAACCAATTTCCTTAAGCTACACACAAtaacttttttaaaaagagaaaaacattGTAACGAAGACGGCGATCGTAACACGTGCGGCAAATAAGCAGCCTCAGCATCAGCATTAGCACCAGCTCCAGCTCCAATATCCGCCTTCCTTCAGCAACTCAAGCGGAAAAAATCACCTCTATAGGAGAAACAAACGCgtgcgcgtgtttgtgtgtgtgtgaatgtgcgttagtgtgtgcgtgtgtccaCAGGAATTTCTACAAATTGAACATCATCATCCAAGCAAGCAACTGTCAAAAATCTTTAGCGCgaaaatttgcaaacaataGAAGAGACTAAACACGCAGCATCCCCAGCTGTAatatgaggatgatgatgatgaagtgcGGTGAAAACGCGGTGATAGGCATCGAAATTGTTGAATCAAGCAGTCATGCTTCTAAATTGTACGAGCTTGATTTCATGCCCAATAGTAGTGTGTGTCCATGGTTCCACAAAGAACTACCAACCTTTCAGAACATCAGCGGCCATAGCAGCAGTCATAAtaagaacagcaaaacaaatcaaaccatGTCTGCTACTCTCGACGAGAAGTCTCGCATATGAGCGAAACaatggcaacaacaacagtacgAAAGCGTGAGGAAATTATGCACCATCAGGTAAATGCATTAATCGATTCTAtcgatgtttgtttctttcattGCCATGGACATAGATGTGGAGGTCACTTGTGACGAGAAGTGAGAGCGAGTACATTACGCTACGTACGGTTCCGGCCTTGCCCAACTAACAacaaagaacgaaaaaagtaTTCTCGAACTTTCGAAATTACAATATTCATGTTCTGATGTAATGTTGACGATATTCTGTATTGATTCAATTTATACCCTGTCTAATCATTTGGAGCAATAGAATATTCCTTCGTGTGGGCgattttttactgttttatttcactacTAACGTAGTATAGTTAGGCCGGGGTATAGACTGCAAGGCGCATTAGTTTCTTCTTTGTGCAATCCAATTAAACATTGAACCTTGCCGTATAGCGCACCTTGATGGATGTATGATTCATCGGTATGAAATAACGATCGTTGACGAGGAATCGAAGGTTTCCTCGTATTGAAAAGAGAAGTCTTATGAAGTAGCGACCTAAAATAGAATGATTCAAAATGGCACAATGAAACAACAAAGCGAAGAGACTAAAAGCTCCGAACAAAGCCTTCAGCGCTCTGGAAAATGTAACTTACACAAAGTAATTATCAGTTGATGCTGGAACAGTATAcatgatacacacacacacattgacaAGAAGCAGTTGTGACATCGGGATGGTCAACCTCAATAGCGCattattacaataaattttaccttatttttatttttagatcaATTACTGCAGCaacacaaatgaaaacaaatggaaGATAGTGCGCGATGCCCATACATTCTCAAACTAGGAGCATCAGAATTATCTTGCTGCTAATCAGGTGAGGGCGGTAGGATGCACCATTTATCAGGATCGGTACAAGCGGTTTGATGATTCGCTCGCTGTCTGGTGCCTAGATATCGATAAAATTACTActgaaattgaacaaaaatctCTTCATAATTTAAATGGTACGAGGCCTGTTCAAAGAGTAAAGCAAACATTCAAATTGTCCCTGGTTAGATACATTAAGTATTTGCTTTGTGTTGTGAGATTAGCTTGTATTCAACGTATATGTTCATATCATATTGTatattgtattgtttatttGATAGAAGATGAATACACGATT
Protein-coding sequences here:
- the LOC128303205 gene encoding ubiquitin-conjugating enzyme E2 N, which translates into the protein MAALPRRIIKETQRLMQEPVPGISAIPDEQNARYFHVIVFGPEDSPFEGGLFKLELFLPEDYPMSAPKVRFITKIYHPNIDRLGRICLDILKDKWSPALQIRTVLLSIQALLSAPNPDDPLANDVAELWKVNEAEAIRNAKEWTQRYANVDN